Proteins found in one Thermodesulfobacteriota bacterium genomic segment:
- a CDS encoding acyl--CoA ligase → MNETTALTLLGLLDRGAPEAPALLAPGREPMTFGALREDVRTLAARLAALGFGPGDRVAIVMENGPDMARTLLAAVSCCTAVPLNPKYRPDEFAFYYEDGKVKGMIAAPGTFPDAYASVLPGMTVIHAVSGPGGTLRFDPVGPARPARFPSDPSPDDVAILLHTSGTTKRPKRVPIRHRNLATSAANVVRGYELTPKDISLCVMPLFHVHGICASLLAPMAAGGAAVCPGPFDPLRFWGWVDAFRPTWYSAVPSMHQMLLARAERNKEIIRRNPFRFIRSCSSSLAPTVMARMEEAFGAPVLEAYGMTEAAHQMTSNPLPPGARKPGTVGVGQGVDVAIMDESGTLLPQGMLGEVVVRGANVVDGYEDNKEANEGAFVDGWFRTGDQGLMDEDGYLTITGRLAERINRGGEKISPLEIDHVLLSHPAVGEALAFGVPHPVFGEDVHAAVVLKGPATEQELRRYCAAHVADFKVPTRIHFMESLPYVGTGKLRRNVMAKALSLAG, encoded by the coding sequence ATGAACGAGACGACCGCTTTGACGCTGCTCGGGCTGCTGGATCGCGGAGCCCCGGAGGCGCCCGCCCTGCTGGCGCCGGGCCGGGAGCCGATGACCTTCGGGGCCCTTCGGGAGGACGTCCGGACTCTCGCCGCGCGCCTCGCCGCGCTCGGCTTCGGTCCCGGGGACCGCGTCGCGATCGTGATGGAGAACGGGCCGGACATGGCCCGGACGCTCCTCGCGGCGGTTTCCTGCTGCACGGCCGTCCCGCTCAACCCGAAGTACCGTCCCGACGAGTTCGCCTTCTACTACGAGGACGGGAAGGTGAAGGGGATGATCGCCGCTCCCGGGACCTTTCCGGACGCCTACGCGTCGGTCCTGCCCGGGATGACGGTGATCCACGCAGTCTCCGGTCCGGGCGGAACGCTGCGGTTCGATCCCGTCGGCCCCGCGCGCCCCGCGCGCTTCCCGTCGGACCCGTCGCCGGACGACGTCGCGATCCTGCTGCACACCAGCGGCACCACGAAGCGGCCCAAGCGCGTTCCGATCCGCCACCGCAACCTGGCGACCTCGGCCGCCAACGTCGTCCGGGGGTACGAGCTGACCCCGAAGGACATCTCGCTGTGCGTGATGCCGCTGTTCCACGTCCACGGGATCTGCGCCTCGCTGCTGGCCCCGATGGCCGCGGGCGGCGCGGCGGTCTGCCCCGGACCGTTCGACCCGCTGCGCTTCTGGGGCTGGGTGGACGCGTTCCGCCCCACCTGGTACTCCGCCGTGCCTTCGATGCACCAGATGCTGCTGGCCCGCGCCGAGCGGAACAAGGAGATCATCCGCAGGAACCCGTTCCGGTTCATCCGGTCCTGCAGCTCCTCCCTTGCGCCGACGGTGATGGCCCGCATGGAGGAGGCGTTCGGGGCGCCGGTGCTCGAGGCGTACGGGATGACCGAGGCCGCGCACCAGATGACCAGCAACCCGCTCCCGCCGGGCGCCCGCAAGCCCGGGACGGTCGGCGTCGGCCAGGGAGTGGACGTGGCGATCATGGACGAGTCCGGAACGCTGCTTCCCCAGGGGATGCTCGGCGAGGTGGTCGTCCGCGGGGCGAACGTGGTGGACGGCTACGAGGACAACAAGGAGGCCAACGAGGGCGCCTTCGTCGACGGCTGGTTCCGCACTGGGGACCAGGGGCTGATGGACGAGGACGGCTATCTCACCATCACCGGGCGGCTGGCCGAGCGGATCAACCGCGGCGGGGAGAAGATCTCGCCGCTGGAGATCGACCACGTCCTTCTCAGCCATCCGGCGGTCGGAGAGGCGCTGGCCTTCGGGGTGCCCCACCCCGTGTTCGGCGAGGACGTGCACGCCGCGGTCGTCCTGAAGGGGCCCGCCACGGAGCAGGAGCTGCGGCGGTACTGCGCCGCGCATGTTGCGGACTTCAAGGTGCCCACCCGGATCCACTTCATGGAGTCGCTGCCGTACGTGGGGACCGGCAAGCTCCGGCGCAACGTGATGGCGAAAGCCCTCTCGCTGGCGGGATAG